The Lentzea guizhouensis genome contains a region encoding:
- a CDS encoding DegV family protein, whose protein sequence is MRISIVTDSTAYLPEGFAQRHSITVVPLHVAVDGAGRLDGVDFGPAELAGALAEHRRVTTSRPTPGEMADVYRDVLSSSDAIVSVHLSRELSGTWEAARLAAEEIDPSRIRVVDSRSAGMGLGFAVLRACAAVTAGRSAAEVEDAATSAAAETRMFFCVETLDHLRRGGRIGATAALVGTALAVKPLLHVDDGRIVPLEKVRTMSRAVGRLVDLAAAAAGDGPVGLAVHHLAAPERAAELATRLDERLAGSTGCVISEVGAVIGAHTGPGVLGVVVLPGGPDILPQTPDNSASPSGE, encoded by the coding sequence GTGCGCATCTCCATCGTCACCGACTCCACGGCTTATCTGCCCGAGGGGTTCGCGCAGCGCCATTCGATCACCGTGGTGCCGTTGCACGTGGCGGTGGACGGTGCCGGACGTCTCGACGGCGTCGACTTCGGCCCTGCTGAGCTGGCGGGTGCGTTGGCGGAGCACCGCCGTGTGACCACATCGCGTCCTACGCCCGGCGAGATGGCGGACGTGTATCGGGACGTGTTGTCGTCGTCCGACGCGATTGTGTCCGTTCATCTCTCGCGTGAGCTCTCCGGAACGTGGGAGGCGGCTCGGCTCGCTGCGGAGGAGATCGATCCGTCGCGAATCCGGGTGGTCGACTCGCGCTCGGCCGGCATGGGGCTCGGGTTCGCCGTGCTGCGGGCGTGCGCCGCGGTCACCGCCGGCCGGTCGGCTGCCGAGGTCGAGGACGCCGCCACCTCCGCGGCCGCCGAGACCAGGATGTTCTTCTGCGTCGAGACCCTGGACCACCTGCGCCGGGGTGGGCGGATCGGTGCGACCGCGGCTCTGGTGGGGACCGCGCTGGCCGTGAAGCCGCTGCTGCACGTCGACGACGGCCGGATCGTGCCGCTGGAGAAGGTGCGCACGATGAGCCGGGCCGTCGGGCGCCTGGTGGACCTCGCGGCCGCGGCGGCGGGCGATGGTCCCGTCGGCCTCGCCGTGCACCACCTGGCTGCCCCGGAACGTGCCGCTGAGCTGGCCACCCGCCTGGACGAACGGCTGGCCGGCTCGACCGGGTGCGTGATCTCGGAGGTGGGCGCGGTGATCGGTGCGCACACGGGTCCCGGCGTGCTGGGCGTCGTGGTGCTGCCCGGAGGACCGGACATCCTCCCACAGACCCCCGACAATTCCGCGTCCCCGAGCGGTGAGTGA
- a CDS encoding DNA internalization-related competence protein ComEC/Rec2, with protein MARRHPVTHDYRLVPAATAVWATALAGLFLSWQAAVLIGLLTGGIGLAAWRRAWWPKTCAIALLLSGPMAGAWVGGNVLRAETHPLRLAADEGRSTTLTAELSTRPRGIRAAGFGGHQAGVDHVVITATANGATIVILAPAEKWRDLVPGQEVTVKGSLAPPRPGDLTSALLRVRGPPVDPRPPPAWQRWADHLRDGLSRASASLDAEEAGLLPALVVGDTEHVVPRIVDEFRTAGLAHLLAVSGANLAIVCGAVYLLLRKTGPRKAAVGALVALVCFVVLAGPEPSVLRAAVMGAVALLALFLGRERSALPSLATAVLALVLIDPALGADPGFALSVTATAALVLVAPRWARQLKERGVPQGFAEALAVPAVASLATAPLVVGLSGQISLVSVLANLLVAPVVAPATVLGVLAAAVAPLYPPAAEVVVHVAGPAVTWLILVGRHAAAVPGAAVSWPEGWVGGLALVVVTAVVFLLLRNKKTRVLTVAVLVGGFVALVPMRTIAPMWPPAGWKVVSCNVGQGDALVLATAEADRAVVVDTGPDPGALDRCLKTLGIKRIPLIVLSHLHADHIGGLQAALTGRAVGAVAVGPLKEPEWAWREVRRQAHASGVRVVEPKAGERFAWPGLELEVLGPRRQPVAAETNTVVNDYSLVLRATTPAGRVLLTGDVELAGQAALLGERDLEADVLKVPHHGSRYSLPAFLKRVRPRVALVSVGTGNRYGHPSPQVIDALRAGGALVLRTDKDGDLAVLPGSRVVRRKRRTEMDQTWIRLYNARYPIPGGSPGFAWAMWQPGYHATPWPHDELKPDFAYYLCETLDDGTRAITHRARTTHVLPPTEAESPEAAYDLVAEHVFDDGLRIAPNVWHEYHYNVLKGEAPWPQRITAWRAEVEPVGPHVHEELRRFPRTGWTKSDSIAL; from the coding sequence ATGGCCCGCAGACACCCGGTGACCCACGACTACCGCCTGGTCCCCGCGGCCACCGCGGTGTGGGCGACCGCTCTGGCCGGCCTCTTCCTCAGCTGGCAGGCGGCGGTCCTCATCGGACTTCTCACCGGTGGGATCGGCCTGGCCGCCTGGCGCAGGGCCTGGTGGCCGAAGACCTGCGCGATCGCCCTCCTGCTCTCCGGCCCGATGGCCGGGGCCTGGGTCGGCGGCAACGTCCTGAGGGCCGAGACGCACCCGCTTCGGCTGGCCGCCGACGAAGGCCGCTCCACCACGCTGACCGCGGAGCTCAGCACGCGACCACGAGGCATCCGGGCGGCGGGGTTCGGCGGTCACCAGGCGGGCGTGGACCACGTCGTCATCACCGCGACGGCGAACGGCGCCACCATCGTCATCCTGGCGCCGGCCGAGAAGTGGCGAGACCTGGTGCCGGGCCAGGAGGTCACGGTCAAGGGCTCGCTCGCGCCGCCCAGGCCGGGTGATCTCACCTCAGCCCTGCTCCGAGTGCGCGGTCCGCCGGTCGACCCACGGCCGCCACCGGCCTGGCAACGCTGGGCCGACCACCTCAGAGACGGTCTGAGCAGGGCCAGCGCGAGCCTCGACGCCGAGGAGGCGGGGCTGCTGCCCGCGTTGGTGGTGGGCGACACCGAACACGTGGTGCCGCGCATCGTCGACGAGTTCCGGACGGCAGGCCTGGCGCACCTGCTCGCGGTGAGCGGCGCGAACCTCGCCATCGTCTGCGGCGCGGTCTACCTGCTGCTGCGGAAGACCGGTCCGCGCAAGGCGGCGGTGGGTGCGCTGGTGGCACTGGTCTGCTTCGTGGTCTTGGCCGGTCCCGAACCCAGCGTGCTGCGGGCCGCGGTGATGGGTGCCGTCGCGTTGCTGGCGCTGTTCCTCGGCCGGGAACGCTCGGCGCTGCCGTCGCTGGCCACGGCTGTGCTGGCCTTGGTGCTGATCGATCCGGCGCTGGGTGCTGATCCGGGGTTCGCGTTGTCCGTCACGGCGACGGCGGCGTTGGTGCTCGTCGCCCCGCGGTGGGCGCGTCAGCTGAAGGAACGCGGTGTGCCGCAAGGGTTCGCCGAGGCGCTCGCCGTGCCGGCGGTCGCCAGCCTCGCCACGGCTCCGCTGGTGGTGGGGTTGTCCGGGCAGATCAGCCTGGTCTCGGTGCTCGCGAACCTGCTCGTCGCACCGGTGGTGGCACCGGCGACGGTGCTGGGTGTGCTGGCGGCGGCCGTCGCGCCGCTGTACCCGCCCGCGGCCGAGGTGGTCGTGCACGTCGCCGGACCGGCGGTGACGTGGCTGATCCTGGTCGGCCGGCACGCGGCGGCGGTACCGGGTGCCGCGGTGAGCTGGCCGGAGGGCTGGGTCGGCGGGCTCGCGCTCGTCGTGGTCACCGCAGTCGTCTTCCTGTTGCTGCGGAACAAGAAGACACGAGTGCTGACGGTTGCGGTGCTCGTGGGCGGCTTCGTGGCGTTGGTGCCGATGCGCACCATCGCGCCGATGTGGCCGCCGGCCGGTTGGAAGGTCGTCAGCTGCAACGTCGGTCAGGGCGATGCGCTCGTGCTGGCCACGGCCGAGGCGGACCGCGCGGTGGTGGTCGACACCGGGCCCGATCCCGGCGCGCTCGACCGGTGCCTGAAGACGTTGGGGATCAAGCGGATCCCGTTGATCGTGCTCTCGCACCTGCACGCCGACCACATAGGCGGCTTGCAGGCGGCGCTCACCGGGCGTGCGGTGGGGGCGGTGGCCGTGGGGCCGCTCAAGGAGCCGGAGTGGGCGTGGAGGGAGGTCCGCAGACAGGCGCACGCGAGCGGCGTGCGGGTGGTGGAACCGAAGGCCGGCGAGCGATTCGCCTGGCCGGGACTGGAACTGGAGGTGCTGGGGCCGCGAAGACAGCCGGTCGCCGCGGAGACGAACACGGTCGTGAACGACTACTCGCTCGTGCTGCGCGCGACCACTCCGGCCGGCCGGGTGCTGCTCACCGGTGACGTCGAACTGGCAGGCCAGGCGGCGTTGCTGGGGGAGCGGGACCTGGAGGCCGACGTGCTCAAGGTGCCTCACCACGGTTCCCGCTACTCGTTGCCCGCGTTCCTGAAACGCGTGCGGCCGCGGGTCGCCCTGGTGAGCGTCGGCACGGGCAACCGCTACGGCCACCCGAGCCCGCAGGTGATCGACGCACTGCGGGCGGGAGGCGCCCTCGTGTTGCGCACGGACAAGGACGGCGACCTGGCGGTGTTGCCAGGAAGCCGAGTCGTACGAAGGAAGAGGAGAACCGAGATGGACCAGACCTGGATCAGGCTCTACAACGCGCGCTACCCGATCCCCGGCGGCAGCCCCGGCTTCGCCTGGGCCATGTGGCAGCCCGGTTACCACGCCACCCCGTGGCCGCACGACGAGCTCAAACCCGATTTCGCCTACTACCTCTGCGAAACACTCGACGACGGCACCCGCGCCATCACCCACCGTGCGCGCACCACCCACGTCCTGCCGCCGACCGAGGCCGAGAGCCCGGAGGCCGCCTACGACCTGGTCGCGGAGCACGTGTTCGACGACGGCCTGCGCATCGCCCCGAACGTCTGGCACGAGTACCACTACAACGTTCTCAAGGGCGAAGCCCCGTGGCCGCAACGCATCACGGCTTGGCGCGCGGAGGTGGAGCCGGTCGGGCCGCACGTGCACGAGGAGCTGCGCCGGTTCCCGCGCACGGGCTGGACGAAGTCGGACTCGATCGCCCTGTGA
- a CDS encoding helix-hairpin-helix domain-containing protein gives MLPRPHPDDSPSERLAALAAKVRADPTLVYANSADSTEHGHGRRFRLPRVPRRGLLALGVAVACTVIGLSTWLQRPAAEPAPDLALVSTSAPAPELVVNVIGEVVTPGLVTATSGARVADALRLAGGIRPGTDLHGLNLARKLVDGEQIAVGIPPPPAAVVPTKLNLNTASATDLDSLPGVGPVTAQRIVDHRTRKGPFASVDELRDVEGIGDTKLSKLADLVHT, from the coding sequence ATGCTCCCCCGCCCCCACCCGGACGACAGCCCGAGCGAACGCCTGGCCGCACTGGCCGCCAAGGTCCGTGCCGACCCGACCCTCGTCTACGCGAACTCCGCCGACTCGACCGAACACGGCCACGGTCGCCGCTTCCGCCTGCCCCGCGTGCCTCGCCGCGGCCTGCTGGCGCTCGGCGTCGCGGTCGCCTGCACGGTGATCGGCCTGTCCACCTGGCTCCAGCGCCCGGCCGCCGAACCGGCACCCGACCTGGCCCTGGTCAGCACCAGCGCCCCGGCGCCGGAGCTCGTCGTGAACGTGATCGGCGAGGTCGTCACCCCCGGCCTGGTCACCGCCACCTCCGGCGCCCGCGTCGCCGACGCCCTGCGCCTCGCGGGCGGCATCCGCCCCGGCACCGACCTGCACGGCCTCAACCTCGCCCGCAAACTCGTCGACGGCGAGCAGATCGCCGTCGGCATCCCGCCCCCGCCGGCGGCCGTCGTGCCCACCAAGCTCAACCTGAACACCGCTTCGGCCACCGATCTCGACTCGCTGCCCGGTGTCGGCCCCGTCACCGCCCAGCGCATCGTCGACCACCGCACCCGCAAGGGCCCCTTCGCCTCCGTCGACGAGCTCCGCGACGTCGAAGGCATAGGCGACACCAAACTCTCCAAGCTCGCCGACCTCGTCCACACCTGA